From a region of the Deinococcus aestuarii genome:
- a CDS encoding methyltransferase domain-containing protein — protein MTWNPEQYHRHREARSAPVRDLMAMIPALPYRDVVDLGCGTGEHTRALAERFRDAQVLGLDSSTEMLAQADASGLPGLRFGRGDILDLAGDYDLMFSNAALQWLPDHPALLARLWERLRPGGVLAVQVPANHDHDSHRLLTETANEFAAELGGFTRFGTAHGASPVLTPAQYAEVLDELGGVEIVALSRVYPVVLPGAEGLLDWTRGTALVPYLSRLGERDGERFVAAYLDRLRSRWPGERVYYAFTRVLFTARKPG, from the coding sequence ATGACCTGGAATCCCGAGCAGTACCACCGCCACCGGGAGGCGCGGAGTGCCCCGGTGCGCGACCTGATGGCGATGATCCCGGCTCTCCCCTACCGCGACGTGGTGGACCTGGGGTGCGGGACGGGGGAGCACACGCGGGCATTGGCGGAACGCTTTCGTGACGCTCAGGTCCTCGGGCTCGACAGCAGCACCGAGATGCTGGCACAGGCGGACGCTTCCGGCCTTCCAGGGTTGCGCTTCGGGCGGGGGGACATCCTCGACCTGGCGGGGGACTACGACCTGATGTTCTCGAACGCGGCGCTCCAGTGGCTGCCCGACCACCCGGCGCTCCTCGCGCGGCTGTGGGAGAGGCTGCGGCCCGGCGGGGTGCTCGCCGTTCAGGTGCCCGCCAACCACGACCACGACAGCCACCGCCTGCTCACGGAGACGGCGAACGAGTTCGCGGCGGAACTCGGGGGCTTCACCCGCTTCGGGACGGCGCACGGGGCGTCGCCCGTCCTGACGCCAGCCCAGTACGCCGAGGTGCTGGACGAGTTGGGCGGGGTGGAGATCGTGGCGCTGAGCAGGGTCTACCCGGTCGTCCTGCCGGGTGCCGAGGGCCTGCTTGACTGGACGCGCGGGACGGCGCTGGTGCCCTACCTCTCGCGGCTGGGGGAGCGGGACGGCGAGCGGTTCGTGGCGGCGTACCTGGACCGGCTGCGGTCGCGCTGGCCGGGCGAGCGGGTCTACTACGCCTTCACGCGGGTGCTGTTCACGGCGCGCAAACCGGGATAG
- a CDS encoding response regulator — protein sequence MRRAPPGAGETPPGLRLLVVDDERQILELLGLTLGLHGFRVETARSGPEALSAACAQSFDVIIMDVLMTPWDGFETVRRLHAALGPALPPVVFLSGLDRQERVPELGPDLISAYLVKPFRPSQLVESIREVAARASG from the coding sequence GTGAGGCGCGCACCCCCGGGGGCAGGGGAGACCCCACCCGGACTGCGCCTCCTCGTCGTGGACGACGAGCGGCAGATTCTCGAACTCCTGGGCCTCACGCTCGGCCTCCACGGCTTCCGGGTCGAGACCGCCCGCAGCGGCCCCGAGGCCCTGAGCGCCGCGTGCGCGCAAAGCTTCGACGTCATCATCATGGACGTGCTGATGACCCCCTGGGACGGCTTCGAGACCGTCCGCCGCCTCCACGCCGCCCTCGGCCCGGCTCTGCCCCCCGTCGTGTTCCTCTCCGGCCTCGACCGCCAGGAGCGCGTCCCCGAACTCGGCCCCGACCTCATCTCCGCCTACCTCGTCAAGCCCTTTCGCCCCTCCCAGCTCGTCGAGAGCATCCGCGAGGTCGCCGCCCGCGCCTCCGGCTGA
- the ileS gene encoding isoleucine--tRNA ligase: MTTTESRPTVPPFEPVNSQPRFAELERGVLDFWQSQHIFERTQERREGQPEYVFYEGPPTANGRPALHHVLARSFKDLFPRYKVMRGYHVTRKGGWDTHGLPVEISVEKRLGLLGRNHGATREELEEFNRLCRTSVWETIQEWNTFTERLGYWVDLQDPYITYQNAYVESVWNLLKRLHAQGLLEQDYKVVPLSPRISTTLSRAELGEVDSYREVDDPSVYVRFPLIWDTLPERAHAALSALSGEDRQGLALVVWTTTPWTLPSNTLAAVNAELTYVAARGPSGTVIVAQDAVERLSGLHKDQPLEVLASFPGRDLEGAEYEPPFPEVAVELGVLKELHERNAEGRPVMHFVTLAEFVSAADGSGVAHEAPAYGAEDLELARKYGVPLMFGVDDHGLLRVTGERGKFFKDADKGLIADLKSRGLMFWAGTLRHRYPFHDRTGDPILYFAKKGWYIRTNSVAERMQEENQKINWVPASIKNGRFGNWLEGNVDWAISRERYWGTPLPFWVGEDGDLRVVGSVAELSELVGRDLSELDLHRPYIDDVTFTLDGKEYRRVPEVLDVWFDSGSMPYAQWHLLTDETGESPLPGSEANMRQFERHYPADFICEAIDQTRGWFYSLHAISTMLYGQPAYRNVICLGHIVDEKGAKMSKSKGNVVEPLPLFDRYGADSVRWYMFMASEPGDQKRFSERLVAEAQRGYVNTLWNVYSFFVLYANLDRPDLEHAPAFGTRPEIDRWLLARLEETVRDVTVSLDAYDARGGGRVLERFVDDLSNWYVRRNRSRFWGEGGEVDVAAYATLHEALLTVSQLTAPFTPFLAEAMYRNLTREQGAQSVHLTRWPEVREERLDERLTFEMAAVIKVVELGRAVRGAHNLKTRQPLASVSVRASTPDLTDALRRSRDQLLEELNVKDVTFLEGDTDLVRYSLRPNLPVIGKAYGKALPTVRAALANADAAAVARAVQAGRPFTVEANGQTFELTGDQVLVDAKAPEGVAAAEDAGFLVAFDTHLTRDLVLEGVARDLVRGIQEARKAAGFEVQDRIRLALDLAGDAREAAEAWQGFIAGEVLAAELTFGPGEGFAAEVEGGTAYLTRV, encoded by the coding sequence ATGACGACGACCGAATCCAGACCGACTGTTCCCCCATTCGAACCCGTGAACTCCCAGCCGCGTTTTGCCGAGCTGGAGCGGGGCGTGCTCGACTTCTGGCAGAGCCAGCACATCTTCGAGCGCACCCAGGAGCGGAGGGAAGGCCAACCCGAGTACGTCTTCTACGAGGGGCCGCCCACCGCGAACGGGCGCCCGGCGCTGCACCACGTCCTCGCGCGGTCGTTCAAGGACCTCTTTCCGCGCTACAAGGTGATGCGGGGGTACCACGTCACCCGCAAGGGGGGCTGGGACACCCACGGCCTGCCGGTCGAGATCAGCGTGGAGAAGCGGCTGGGGCTGCTGGGCCGCAACCACGGGGCCACGCGCGAGGAGCTGGAGGAGTTCAACCGCCTGTGCCGCACTTCCGTGTGGGAGACGATCCAGGAGTGGAACACCTTTACCGAGCGGCTGGGGTACTGGGTGGACCTGCAAGACCCCTACATCACCTACCAGAACGCCTACGTGGAGAGCGTGTGGAACCTCTTGAAGAGGTTGCACGCCCAGGGGCTCCTGGAGCAGGACTACAAGGTGGTGCCCCTCTCGCCCCGCATCTCGACCACCCTGTCGCGGGCGGAGCTGGGTGAGGTCGATTCCTACCGTGAGGTGGACGACCCCAGCGTATACGTGCGCTTCCCCCTGATCTGGGACACGCTGCCGGAACGGGCCCACGCGGCGCTGAGTGCCCTGAGCGGGGAGGACCGGCAGGGGCTCGCCCTTGTCGTGTGGACGACGACCCCCTGGACGCTGCCGAGCAACACGCTGGCGGCGGTGAACGCGGAGTTGACGTACGTGGCGGCGCGGGGTCCTTCGGGGACGGTCATCGTCGCGCAGGACGCGGTGGAGCGATTGAGCGGGCTGCACAAGGATCAACCGCTGGAGGTGCTGGCCTCCTTCCCGGGCCGTGACCTGGAGGGGGCGGAGTACGAGCCGCCCTTCCCCGAGGTGGCGGTGGAACTGGGCGTCCTGAAGGAACTGCACGAGCGGAACGCGGAGGGGCGCCCGGTCATGCACTTCGTCACGCTGGCCGAGTTCGTGTCGGCGGCGGACGGGTCCGGTGTGGCGCACGAGGCCCCGGCGTACGGCGCAGAGGACCTCGAACTCGCCCGCAAGTACGGCGTGCCGCTGATGTTCGGGGTGGACGACCATGGCCTCCTGCGGGTGACGGGAGAGCGCGGGAAGTTCTTCAAGGACGCCGATAAGGGGTTGATCGCCGACCTCAAATCTCGCGGCCTGATGTTCTGGGCGGGCACCCTGCGGCACCGTTACCCCTTCCACGACCGGACCGGGGACCCGATCCTCTACTTCGCCAAGAAGGGCTGGTATATCCGCACGAACAGCGTCGCTGAGCGGATGCAGGAGGAGAACCAGAAGATCAACTGGGTCCCGGCGAGCATCAAGAACGGGCGTTTCGGGAACTGGCTCGAAGGGAACGTGGACTGGGCCATCTCCCGCGAGCGGTACTGGGGCACCCCTCTCCCCTTCTGGGTGGGCGAGGACGGCGACCTGCGCGTGGTGGGGAGCGTGGCGGAACTGAGCGAGCTGGTGGGGCGCGACCTCTCCGAGCTGGACCTGCACCGCCCGTATATCGACGACGTGACCTTCACGTTGGACGGGAAGGAGTACCGCCGCGTCCCGGAAGTCCTCGACGTGTGGTTCGACTCGGGCTCGATGCCGTACGCGCAGTGGCACCTGCTGACGGACGAGACGGGCGAGTCTCCCCTCCCGGGCAGCGAGGCGAATATGCGGCAGTTCGAGCGGCATTACCCGGCCGACTTCATCTGCGAGGCCATCGACCAGACGCGCGGGTGGTTCTACTCGCTGCACGCGATCTCGACGATGCTCTACGGGCAGCCCGCGTACCGCAACGTGATCTGCCTGGGGCACATCGTGGACGAGAAGGGCGCGAAGATGAGCAAGAGCAAGGGGAACGTGGTCGAGCCCCTGCCCCTCTTCGACCGCTACGGGGCGGACTCGGTGCGCTGGTACATGTTCATGGCGTCGGAGCCCGGGGACCAGAAGCGCTTTTCCGAGCGGCTGGTGGCGGAGGCGCAGCGCGGGTACGTGAACACGCTGTGGAACGTGTATTCCTTCTTCGTGCTGTACGCGAACCTCGACCGCCCCGACCTGGAACACGCCCCCGCCTTTGGGACGCGCCCCGAGATCGACCGCTGGCTGCTCGCCCGGCTGGAGGAGACGGTGCGGGACGTGACGGTCAGTCTCGACGCCTACGACGCGCGGGGCGGGGGCCGGGTCCTGGAACGCTTCGTGGACGATCTGAGCAACTGGTACGTGCGGCGCAACCGCTCGCGGTTTTGGGGCGAGGGCGGCGAGGTGGACGTGGCCGCCTACGCCACCCTGCACGAGGCGCTGCTGACCGTCTCGCAGCTCACCGCGCCCTTCACCCCTTTCCTGGCGGAGGCGATGTACCGCAACCTCACGCGGGAACAGGGGGCCCAGAGCGTCCACCTCACCCGCTGGCCGGAGGTCAGAGAGGAGCGGCTGGACGAGCGGCTGACCTTTGAAATGGCCGCCGTGATCAAGGTGGTCGAACTCGGGCGGGCGGTGCGGGGGGCGCACAACCTCAAGACGCGGCAACCGCTGGCGAGCGTCAGCGTACGGGCGAGCACGCCGGACCTCACGGACGCGCTGCGGCGGTCGCGGGATCAGCTTCTGGAGGAGCTGAACGTCAAGGACGTGACCTTTCTGGAGGGGGACACCGACCTCGTGCGCTACAGCCTGCGCCCGAACCTCCCGGTGATCGGCAAGGCGTACGGCAAGGCACTGCCGACGGTGCGGGCCGCGCTGGCGAACGCGGACGCCGCCGCCGTCGCCCGGGCGGTGCAGGCGGGGCGGCCCTTCACCGTGGAGGCGAACGGGCAGACCTTCGAGCTGACGGGCGATCAGGTCCTCGTGGATGCGAAGGCCCCTGAAGGTGTGGCCGCCGCCGAGGACGCCGGGTTCCTGGTCGCCTTCGACACCCACCTCACCCGCGACCTCGTGCTGGAGGGGGTGGCCCGTGACCTCGTGCGCGGCATCCAGGAGGCGCGCAAGGCGGCGGGCTTCGAGGTGCAAGACCGCATCCGCCTCGCCCTCGATCTGGCGGGGGACGCCCGGGAGGCGGCCGAGGCGTGGCAGGGCTTCATCGCCGGGGAGGTGCTCGCCGCCGAACTGACCTTTGGGCCGGGCGAGGGCTTCGCGGCGGAGGTCGAGGGGGGCACGGCCTACCTGACGCGGGTTTGA
- the fsa gene encoding fructose-6-phosphate aldolase, whose translation MEFFIDTAIIDEVREINSWGVLSGVTTNPSLVASSGRDFREVIQEIAGLVGGAISAEVTALDAEGMIREGREVAQWSEHVVVKLPLTPAGLQACKTLTEGGIKTNVTLCFSVPQALLAARAGATYISPFAGRVDDIGWDGVELIRQIKEAYVLGNVSTRVLAASIRHPTHVVQAALAGADVATIPYKVFTQMVKHPLTQAGLDGFLKDWAKRAGASPETPPSEAGTNPQPAPGAQVPEPAAK comes from the coding sequence ATGGAATTTTTCATCGACACGGCGATCATCGACGAGGTGCGCGAGATCAACTCTTGGGGCGTGCTGTCCGGCGTCACCACCAACCCCAGCCTGGTCGCCTCGTCGGGGCGCGACTTCCGGGAGGTGATCCAGGAGATCGCGGGCCTTGTCGGCGGCGCGATCAGCGCGGAGGTCACGGCCCTCGACGCCGAGGGCATGATCCGCGAGGGCCGCGAGGTCGCGCAGTGGAGCGAGCACGTCGTCGTCAAGCTGCCGCTGACCCCCGCCGGGCTCCAGGCGTGCAAGACGCTCACCGAGGGGGGCATCAAGACCAACGTGACCCTGTGCTTCAGCGTGCCGCAGGCGCTCCTCGCGGCGCGGGCGGGCGCGACCTACATCTCGCCCTTCGCGGGCCGGGTGGACGACATCGGCTGGGACGGCGTGGAGCTGATCCGCCAGATCAAGGAGGCGTACGTCCTCGGAAACGTTTCCACCCGGGTGCTCGCCGCCTCGATCCGGCACCCCACCCATGTCGTGCAGGCCGCGCTCGCGGGGGCCGACGTGGCGACCATCCCCTACAAGGTCTTCACCCAGATGGTCAAGCACCCGCTCACCCAGGCGGGCCTCGACGGCTTCCTCAAGGACTGGGCGAAGCGTGCGGGGGCGAGCCCCGAGACGCCGCCCAGCGAGGCCGGGACGAACCCGCAGCCCGCGCCCGGGGCCCAGGTGCCCGAGCCCGCCGCCAAATAA
- the rho gene encoding transcription termination factor Rho codes for MTDPQTQGPLPFHELQQKILPELHLIAASHGIENYRKLKKDSLALAIMERQAGAEGQNLARGFLDISPDGYGFLQADLLDPTSRSTLVTAGVIKQFHLRTGDEVIGRARRPRENERYGTLVQVEAVNGLDPESARLRPRFDDLTPTFPDAQLVLEDPGMDDGLSLRVVDLLVPIGRGQRALIVAPPKAGKTTLLKKIANSIVKNYPDVTVMVLLVDERPEEVTDFRESVQGAQVIASTFDEPPQHHVRVAEFVHERARRIVEDGGHVVILLDSITRLARANNLVTPPTGRTLSGGLDSNALHWPKRFLGAARNIRDGGSLTILATALVETGSRMDDVIFEEFKGTGNAELVLSRRLEERRIFPALDILKSGTRREELLLQPEVLKKMWLLRKVISDMDPADAMEMLLTRMGKTRNNVEFLQSLAGG; via the coding sequence GTGACCGATCCCCAGACCCAAGGGCCGCTGCCCTTCCACGAACTCCAGCAGAAAATCTTGCCCGAACTCCACCTGATCGCCGCCAGCCACGGCATCGAGAACTACCGCAAGCTCAAAAAAGACTCGCTCGCCCTCGCCATCATGGAGCGGCAGGCGGGCGCCGAGGGTCAGAACCTCGCGCGGGGCTTCCTCGACATCAGCCCCGACGGCTACGGCTTCCTGCAAGCCGACCTCCTCGACCCCACCTCGCGCTCGACCCTCGTCACGGCGGGGGTGATCAAGCAGTTTCACCTGCGCACCGGCGACGAGGTGATCGGTCGCGCCCGCCGCCCGCGCGAGAACGAGCGCTACGGCACCCTCGTGCAGGTCGAGGCGGTCAACGGGCTCGACCCCGAGAGCGCCCGCCTGCGTCCCCGCTTCGACGACCTCACCCCCACCTTCCCCGACGCGCAGCTCGTCCTGGAAGACCCGGGGATGGACGACGGCCTCTCCCTGCGGGTGGTCGACCTCCTCGTCCCCATCGGGCGGGGGCAGCGGGCATTGATCGTCGCGCCCCCCAAGGCGGGCAAGACGACCCTGCTCAAAAAGATCGCCAACTCCATCGTCAAGAACTACCCCGACGTGACGGTGATGGTCCTGCTGGTCGACGAGCGCCCGGAGGAGGTCACCGACTTCCGCGAGAGCGTGCAGGGCGCTCAGGTCATCGCCTCGACCTTCGACGAGCCCCCGCAGCACCACGTCCGGGTGGCCGAGTTCGTCCACGAGCGCGCCCGGCGCATCGTGGAGGACGGCGGGCACGTCGTGATCCTGCTCGACTCGATCACCCGCCTCGCCCGCGCGAACAACCTCGTCACCCCGCCCACGGGCCGCACCTTATCGGGCGGTCTGGATTCCAACGCGCTGCACTGGCCCAAGCGGTTTCTCGGCGCGGCGCGCAACATCCGGGACGGCGGCAGCCTCACCATCCTGGCGACCGCGCTGGTGGAGACGGGCTCGCGGATGGACGACGTGATCTTCGAGGAGTTCAAGGGCACCGGCAACGCCGAACTCGTGCTCTCGCGCCGATTGGAAGAACGCCGCATCTTCCCCGCGCTCGACATCCTCAAGTCGGGCACCCGCCGCGAGGAGCTGCTGCTCCAGCCGGAAGTCCTCAAGAAGATGTGGCTGCTGCGCAAGGTGATCAGCGACATGGACCCCGCCGACGCGATGGAGATGCTGCTCACCCGCATGGGCAAGACCCGCAACAACGTCGAGTTCCTGCAATCGCTCGCCGGAGGCTGA